One part of the Fusobacterium pseudoperiodonticum genome encodes these proteins:
- a CDS encoding DKNYY domain-containing protein yields MKINGEDLSNIEKNVNEIEYYKSLTKIFKKNLIIIIIVLILLILFGAISLYKTNSEYNLNQKILNNGQKYEKSIYIKYEGKIYCNSFGDIYQLKDVDIDSFKTFDTGDYRDNYIAIDKNNVYLGNTTIPDLNPNRFKSLGSNYYGDGVNYYFLSDNYIRNEDISTWSIVKEFIIHFKKKQLYFYPFKKIETTKALKGIEDFRYLASDGEKVYYKGELIKDADLYTLKAVGKYNDDYFYDKNNIYYKTKTLDFSSNENLSLVRQGERTYLYDGLNGNVSLEEYIFDKKYIPYQVLGIDSAHVKDLLFVSKDGIFFYNSETKEQERAGDNIFKGKIENILPSVISDDKNIYYLHSYDILRKRRPSSRHAHILVSKNIGIFSLGEKKDWEKIKDIDSGTTGQVWKKGNKYYYFDDLGVSQAIDDVIYEIKDNRTLEKLLDIKYISTDEIREFVRDKKLIAFKGEEVSTASIKYKESHGAEIFLAVFLTTFFGISILIISLKWKAQKKDREKLEEERKKIEKQMEFWDNYYNNNEEEEKKEDEKIPTSYKSYDDEEEIKKEIDKIKPIVKNSDDIEGLKKREKKINSVIKNFNFDELDEEEK; encoded by the coding sequence ATGAAAATAAATGGTGAAGATTTATCAAACATTGAAAAAAATGTAAACGAGATAGAATATTATAAGTCTTTAACTAAGATTTTTAAAAAAAATTTAATAATCATTATTATCGTTCTTATATTACTTATTTTATTTGGAGCAATTTCCTTATATAAAACGAACTCAGAGTATAATTTAAATCAAAAGATTTTAAATAATGGTCAAAAATATGAGAAAAGTATCTATATTAAATATGAAGGGAAAATCTATTGTAATTCATTTGGTGATATATATCAATTAAAAGATGTTGATATTGATAGCTTTAAAACATTTGATACAGGAGATTATCGTGATAATTATATAGCAATAGATAAGAATAATGTTTATCTTGGAAACACTACTATTCCTGACTTAAATCCAAATAGATTCAAAAGCCTAGGTAGTAATTATTACGGTGATGGAGTGAACTATTATTTCCTATCAGATAACTATATACGAAATGAGGATATCTCTACATGGTCTATAGTTAAAGAATTTATTATTCACTTTAAGAAAAAGCAGCTATACTTTTATCCCTTTAAAAAAATAGAAACAACTAAAGCCTTAAAAGGTATTGAGGATTTTAGATACTTAGCAAGTGATGGAGAAAAAGTTTACTATAAAGGGGAACTTATAAAAGATGCTGATTTATATACCTTAAAAGCAGTTGGTAAATATAATGATGACTATTTTTATGATAAAAATAATATTTATTATAAGACTAAAACTTTGGATTTTTCTAGTAATGAAAATTTAAGTTTAGTCCGACAAGGTGAAAGAACTTATCTTTATGATGGACTAAATGGAAATGTTTCTCTAGAAGAATATATTTTTGATAAAAAATACATTCCTTATCAAGTTTTAGGTATAGATAGTGCCCATGTTAAAGACTTACTATTTGTAAGTAAAGATGGTATATTTTTTTATAATTCTGAAACAAAAGAACAAGAAAGAGCTGGAGATAATATTTTTAAAGGAAAAATAGAAAATATTTTACCTAGTGTTATTTCTGATGATAAAAATATTTATTATCTTCATTCTTATGATATATTACGCAAAAGAAGACCTAGCTCTCGTCATGCACATATTTTAGTTTCAAAAAATATAGGAATTTTCTCTTTAGGTGAGAAAAAAGATTGGGAAAAGATAAAAGATATTGATTCAGGAACAACAGGACAAGTTTGGAAAAAAGGAAATAAGTACTATTATTTTGATGATTTAGGAGTTAGTCAAGCAATAGATGATGTTATCTATGAAATAAAGGATAATAGAACTCTTGAAAAATTATTAGATATAAAATATATAAGTACAGATGAGATAAGGGAATTTGTTAGAGATAAAAAACTAATAGCTTTCAAAGGTGAAGAAGTATCTACAGCTAGTATAAAATATAAAGAAAGCCATGGAGCTGAAATCTTTTTGGCTGTTTTCTTAACGACTTTTTTTGGAATTTCCATTCTTATAATATCTTTAAAATGGAAAGCTCAGAAGAAAGATAGAGAAAAATTAGAAGAAGAAAGAAAAAAGATAGAGAAACAAATGGAATTTTGGGATAATTATTACAATAATAATGAAGAAGAAGAAAAGAAAGAAGATGAAAAAATTCCTACTTCATATAAAAGTTATGATGATGAGGAAGAAATAAAAAAAGAAATAGATAAAATAAAACCAATAGTAAAAAATTCTGATGATATAGAAGGATTGAAAAAAAGAGAGAAAAAAATAAATTCCGTAATTAAAAATTTTAATTTTGATGAGCTTGATGAAGAAGAAAAATAA
- a CDS encoding DKNYY domain-containing protein: MQKNSRISFIKFIFIIYMIILIFLSLSYTLLLMKKSGSNSDEIENYGQKYGNTQFIKYQGKISIPVPSGGRYFLEKVDIDSFKVLDSQDYSDRSTLIVGLDKNSVYFGNICISDLDPNKLEVIGNGYYTDGINTYYCSDMSERNKNLSSPMEIFQTLIYAFSKTKRPQSYIYPYKKVKTDKRLKAVDNLLFFATDGDNVYYKGEVLENADLNTLKPIDGQYTYFADKENVYYKSKLLPIKNSGNLKTVSLNPDDKFLYDEVNGYVFIEDYSFDREKAPYKIIGSNGTHLYSLIFVSDDGIYFYDSENKKQVKLKDNVFVGNIEEISPNVFTDDENMYYFQNYEIWKRYRNMVFLASRNTGVYSLGKKESWKKLTDVGNENIGSIWQKDSEYYYFDNLENSSQTDDYRATIFKITDKKTLESLLAYPEYISAEKIDEFILNKNFEEFKGEKLFIATIKFHNVLKIFLGFLLVLGFIFIVFFLYLNKLNKEDKKNIDKMLLEKYRNIKPLSKDYNNKE, translated from the coding sequence ATGCAAAAAAATTCTAGAATTTCATTTATAAAATTTATTTTCATTATTTATATGATAATTCTTATTTTTCTTTCTTTATCTTATACTCTACTTTTAATGAAAAAATCAGGCTCAAATTCTGATGAAATAGAGAACTATGGACAAAAATATGGAAACACCCAATTTATAAAATATCAAGGAAAAATTTCTATTCCTGTTCCTAGTGGAGGAAGATATTTTTTAGAGAAGGTTGATATTGATTCATTTAAAGTGTTAGATTCTCAAGATTATTCTGATAGAAGTACTTTGATAGTTGGTTTGGATAAAAATTCTGTCTATTTTGGAAATATTTGTATTTCTGATTTAGATCCAAATAAACTTGAAGTTATAGGAAATGGCTATTATACTGATGGAATAAATACTTACTATTGTTCTGATATGTCTGAAAGAAATAAAAACTTATCTTCTCCAATGGAAATCTTTCAGACTTTGATATATGCTTTTTCAAAGACTAAAAGACCTCAATCTTATATCTATCCTTATAAAAAGGTAAAAACAGATAAAAGATTAAAAGCAGTTGATAATTTATTATTTTTTGCAACTGATGGAGACAATGTCTATTATAAAGGAGAAGTTTTAGAGAATGCTGATTTGAATACTTTAAAACCTATTGATGGTCAGTATACATATTTTGCTGACAAAGAGAATGTTTACTATAAATCAAAACTTCTACCAATTAAAAATAGTGGTAATTTAAAAACTGTTTCACTTAATCCAGATGATAAATTTCTTTATGACGAAGTAAATGGCTATGTCTTTATAGAAGATTATTCTTTTGACAGAGAAAAAGCTCCTTATAAAATTATTGGAAGTAATGGAACTCATCTTTACAGTTTAATATTTGTTAGTGATGATGGAATATATTTTTATGATAGCGAAAATAAAAAACAAGTAAAGTTAAAAGATAATGTCTTTGTTGGAAATATAGAAGAAATTAGTCCTAATGTCTTTACAGATGATGAGAATATGTATTATTTTCAAAACTATGAAATATGGAAAAGATATAGAAATATGGTATTTTTAGCTTCAAGAAATACAGGAGTTTATTCTTTAGGTAAAAAAGAGTCTTGGAAAAAATTAACTGATGTCGGTAATGAAAATATTGGTTCTATTTGGCAAAAAGATAGTGAATATTACTATTTTGATAACTTAGAAAATTCTTCTCAAACAGACGATTATAGAGCTACTATTTTCAAAATAACTGATAAAAAAACTCTTGAAAGCTTATTAGCTTATCCAGAATATATAAGTGCTGAGAAGATAGATGAGTTTATTTTAAATAAAAACTTTGAAGAGTTTAAAGGCGAAAAACTTTTTATTGCTACTATAAAATTTCATAATGTTCTTAAAATATTTTTAGGTTTTCTATTAGTATTAGGCTTTATTTTTATAGTATTTTTCTTATATTTAAACAAACTCAATAAGGAAGATAAGAAAAATATAGATAAAATGCTACTTGAAAAATATAGAAATATAAAACCCTTATCTAAAGATTACAACAATAAAGAATAG
- a CDS encoding DKNYY domain-containing protein encodes MKKNNSDETLKFKKKRSSDTIFTFKIISAIILVIVFLIFLLASSKTTSSDSYEIEEKGQKYANSDFIQYQGKISVSVPSGGRYILENVDINSFRVLNSGDRNTRVIGLDKNSVYFGNIAIPDLDPNKLEIIGNGYYTDGTNTYFCSAVSERNKNLSLPMKVFQSVIYALSKTKKPQTYIYPYKKIDTDKRLKPISDFLSFATDGNNIYYEGEILENVDLNTLKAVDPYHEYFADKENVYYKSKLLPIKNSGKLKIVSSEQGDEFLYDEANGYVFIENYSFDREKAPYKVIGNKGNHLYNLVFVNNEGIYYYNNQKKKQLRAGDNIFVGNVEELSPNVFTDDENIYYFHAYEVQKRLKHSSGYVLASRNTVIYSLGKKDAWEKVNDIESGTVGSIWKKENKYYYFDNLGIFQLIDNAIYEIRDKETLEYLLNYNEGSSKIRELIENEKLIKIEGEKKIEIRVKYTTFFLPFKISGLLAFILGIVIAKVSHYFREKKNAKKF; translated from the coding sequence ATGAAAAAAAATAATTCTGATGAAACTTTAAAATTTAAAAAGAAAAGAAGTTCTGATACTATATTTACATTCAAAATTATTTCAGCCATAATTTTAGTAATTGTTTTTTTAATTTTTCTTCTAGCTTCATCAAAAACAACAAGTTCAGATTCTTATGAAATAGAAGAAAAGGGGCAAAAATATGCTAATAGTGATTTTATACAATATCAAGGAAAAATTTCTGTTTCAGTTCCTAGTGGAGGAAGATATATCTTAGAAAATGTTGATATAAATTCATTTAGAGTATTAAATTCAGGAGATAGAAATACTAGAGTTATTGGTTTAGATAAAAATTCTGTTTATTTTGGAAATATTGCCATTCCTGACTTAGATCCAAATAAACTTGAAATTATAGGAAATGGCTACTATACTGATGGGACTAATACTTACTTTTGTTCTGCTGTCTCTGAAAGAAATAAAAATTTATCTCTTCCAATGAAAGTATTCCAATCTGTTATATATGCTCTTTCAAAGACTAAAAAGCCACAAACTTATATATATCCTTATAAAAAAATAGATACTGACAAAAGATTAAAACCTATTTCAGACTTTTTATCTTTTGCAACTGATGGAAATAATATCTATTATGAAGGAGAAATTTTAGAAAATGTAGATTTAAACACTTTAAAAGCTGTTGATCCTTATCATGAATATTTTGCTGACAAGGAGAATGTTTACTATAAATCAAAGCTTCTACCTATTAAAAATAGTGGAAAGTTAAAGATTGTTTCAAGTGAACAAGGTGATGAATTTCTTTATGATGAAGCAAATGGCTATGTCTTTATAGAAAATTATTCTTTTGATAGAGAAAAAGCTCCTTATAAAGTCATAGGAAATAAGGGAAACCACCTATATAATTTAGTTTTTGTTAATAATGAAGGTATCTATTATTACAATAACCAAAAAAAGAAACAATTAAGAGCAGGAGATAATATTTTTGTTGGAAATGTAGAAGAATTAAGTCCTAATGTTTTTACTGATGACGAGAATATTTACTATTTTCATGCTTATGAAGTACAGAAAAGACTTAAACATAGCAGTGGATACGTTTTAGCTTCAAGAAATACAGTGATCTACTCTCTAGGTAAAAAAGATGCTTGGGAAAAAGTAAATGATATTGAAAGTGGGACTGTTGGAAGTATATGGAAAAAAGAAAATAAATATTATTACTTCGATAATTTAGGAATTTTCCAATTAATAGATAATGCAATTTACGAAATTAGAGATAAAGAAACATTGGAATATTTATTAAATTACAATGAAGGAAGTAGCAAAATAAGAGAACTTATTGAAAATGAGAAACTAATAAAAATTGAAGGAGAGAAAAAAATAGAGATTAGAGTAAAGTATACAACTTTCTTTCTTCCTTTCAAAATTTCAGGATTACTAGCCTTTATTTTAGGTATTGTTATAGCCAAAGTTTCACATTATTTTAGGGAGAAAAAAAATGCAAAAAAATTCTAG